Proteins encoded in a region of the Coffea eugenioides isolate CCC68of chromosome 4, Ceug_1.0, whole genome shotgun sequence genome:
- the LOC113768662 gene encoding replication protein A 70 kDa DNA-binding subunit B-like isoform X2 yields the protein MARRCLSVHEVHDKMRRWTVLVQVVEKSHVLTSNGSPPIRFQRLVLTDSEGTMVSAVIYGNDIRYFANLLQPFKRYYITGGTVKKQDAKYKVSDYQFSWVLHNKTLVEEYVEPNPPMLPCTFEFTKFEDLFRFADTENVQNLQAVVVTAFATKEQNNGCTTRDFIVVNEEKKPMLLTLWNEFEQNQGTQLANSIGNANVIIGMKLKITTFNYLSLTTKPGSGLLINPPSSEANALKEWYNANKEEIAELIQQMAYKDSSKLLPPPSADDIISVANAFNTLKDVKTAWITGKISLSPGQQKFWFEACENCQKAINVDVGWVMRCPSCKEESKVVARTRVGIAVDDGTGSINTVIFGPDAEKLIPFTALQLWEAHTEKACDCLFHSLL from the exons ATGGCAAGGAGATGTCTATCAGTGCATGAAGTCCACGACAAGATGAGAAGGTGGACAGTGCTTGTGCAAGTTGTGGAGAAATCGCATGTGTTAACCAGTAACGGATCACCGCCTATCAGATTTCAGCGTCTCGTGTTAACAGATTCTGAG GGGACTATGGTTTCAGCTGTCATTTATGGAAACGACATTCGTTATTTTGCTAATCTGCTGCAACCATTCAAGCGATACTATATCACTGGTGGGACTGTCAAAAAACAGGATGCAAAGTATAAAGTTAGTGACTATCAGTTCTCATGGGTGCTTCATAACAAGACATTAGTTGAAGAGTATGTTGAGCCAAATCCACCAATGCTACCATGCACTTTTGAATTCACCAAATTTGAAGACCTTTTTAGATTTGCAGACACGGAGAACGTTCAGA ATTTACAAGCTGTTGTTGTCACTGCATTTGCGACAAAGGAACAGAATAACGGGTGTACAACAAGAGACTTCATTGTTGTGAATGAAGA GAAAAAGCCAATGCTTCTTACTCTTTGGAATGAGTTCGAACAAAATCAGGGAACACAGCTTGCAAACAGTATTGGGAATGCCAACGTTATCATTGGCATGAAGCTGAAAATCACAACTTTTAATT ACTTATCTCTGACAACCAAGCCTGGGAGTGGCCTTCTGATTAATCCTCCCTCTTCTGAAGCAAATGCACTCAAAGAATG GTATAATGCAAATAAAGAAGAAATTGCAGAATTGATACAACAAATGGCATACAAAGATTCATCTAAGCTGCTGCCACCTCCAAGTGCTGACGACATAATCAGTGTAGCCAATGCATTTAACACACTCAAAGAT GTGAAAACAGCTTGGATAACAGGAAAAATCAGTTTGTCCCCTGGAcaacaaaaattctggtttgaagcaTGTGAGAACTGCCAAAAGGCTATCAATGTTGACGTAGGATGGGTTATGAGATGCCCATCTTGCAAAGAAGAGAGCAAAGTTGTAGCAAG GACCCGAGTTGGAATTGCTGTTGATGATGGTACGGGCTCCATAAATACTGTTATCTTTGGCCCTGATGCTGAAAAGCTTATCCCATTTACAGCACTTCAACTCTGGGAAGCTCATACTGAG AAAGCATGCGATTGTTTGTTTCATTCGCTACTATGA
- the LOC113768662 gene encoding replication protein A 70 kDa DNA-binding subunit B-like isoform X1 yields MARRCLSVHEVHDKMRRWTVLVQVVEKSHVLTSNGSPPIRFQRLVLTDSEGTMVSAVIYGNDIRYFANLLQPFKRYYITGGTVKKQDAKYKVSDYQFSWVLHNKTLVEEYVEPNPPMLPCTFEFTKFEDLFRFADTENVQNLQAVVVTAFATKEQNNGCTTRDFIVVNEEKKPMLLTLWNEFEQNQGTQLANSIGNANVIIGMKLKITTFNYLSLTTKPGSGLLINPPSSEANALKEWYNANKEEIAELIQQMAYKDSSKLLPPPSADDIISVANAFNTLKDVKTAWITGKISLSPGQQKFWFEACENCQKAINVDVGWVMRCPSCKEESKVVARTRVGIAVDDGTGSINTVIFGPDAEKLIPFTALQLWEAHTEELNFSAELSSAIRKHAIVCFIRYYESDYQGQKEGKYNIVKAYTTEESVHIPMAITTAETNEKIPDIHATVLQPTTKNEFFSPSTKKVLDTIAESSAAANEVLPTVTTAKRALVFGTVPPGFGLNSAEANTPTSLSTNAPGSPLKRQRDNEL; encoded by the exons ATGGCAAGGAGATGTCTATCAGTGCATGAAGTCCACGACAAGATGAGAAGGTGGACAGTGCTTGTGCAAGTTGTGGAGAAATCGCATGTGTTAACCAGTAACGGATCACCGCCTATCAGATTTCAGCGTCTCGTGTTAACAGATTCTGAG GGGACTATGGTTTCAGCTGTCATTTATGGAAACGACATTCGTTATTTTGCTAATCTGCTGCAACCATTCAAGCGATACTATATCACTGGTGGGACTGTCAAAAAACAGGATGCAAAGTATAAAGTTAGTGACTATCAGTTCTCATGGGTGCTTCATAACAAGACATTAGTTGAAGAGTATGTTGAGCCAAATCCACCAATGCTACCATGCACTTTTGAATTCACCAAATTTGAAGACCTTTTTAGATTTGCAGACACGGAGAACGTTCAGA ATTTACAAGCTGTTGTTGTCACTGCATTTGCGACAAAGGAACAGAATAACGGGTGTACAACAAGAGACTTCATTGTTGTGAATGAAGA GAAAAAGCCAATGCTTCTTACTCTTTGGAATGAGTTCGAACAAAATCAGGGAACACAGCTTGCAAACAGTATTGGGAATGCCAACGTTATCATTGGCATGAAGCTGAAAATCACAACTTTTAATT ACTTATCTCTGACAACCAAGCCTGGGAGTGGCCTTCTGATTAATCCTCCCTCTTCTGAAGCAAATGCACTCAAAGAATG GTATAATGCAAATAAAGAAGAAATTGCAGAATTGATACAACAAATGGCATACAAAGATTCATCTAAGCTGCTGCCACCTCCAAGTGCTGACGACATAATCAGTGTAGCCAATGCATTTAACACACTCAAAGAT GTGAAAACAGCTTGGATAACAGGAAAAATCAGTTTGTCCCCTGGAcaacaaaaattctggtttgaagcaTGTGAGAACTGCCAAAAGGCTATCAATGTTGACGTAGGATGGGTTATGAGATGCCCATCTTGCAAAGAAGAGAGCAAAGTTGTAGCAAG GACCCGAGTTGGAATTGCTGTTGATGATGGTACGGGCTCCATAAATACTGTTATCTTTGGCCCTGATGCTGAAAAGCTTATCCCATTTACAGCACTTCAACTCTGGGAAGCTCATACTGAG GAGCTTAACTTTTCTGCTGAACTATCATCTGCAATCAGAAAGCATGCGATTGTTTGTTTCATTCGCTACTATGAGTCAGATTATCAAGGCCAGAAGGAAGGCAAATATAATATTGTCAAGGCATACACTACTGAGGAATCAGTTCACATTCCAATGGCCATCACAACTGCAGAAACGAATGAAAAAATTCCAGACATTCATGCAACTGTCCTGCAGCCTACCacgaaaaatgaatttttcagtCCATCAACCAAAAAAGTGCTTGATACCATCGCTGAATCGTCTGCTGCTGCAAACGAAGTGCTGCCTACAGTGACCACAGCAAAGAGGGCCTTGGTTTTTGGAACTGTGCCTCCCGGATTTGGTTTGAATTCTGCTGAAGCTAATACACCTACCTCGCTGTCTACCAATGCACCTGGAAGTCCCTTGAAGAGGCAGCGTGATAATGAACTCTGA
- the LOC113768147 gene encoding protein TIFY 6B: protein MERDFMGLKTATVKTEVPEETTDSAPLRGSTMQWSFSNKASANPQFFSFEGAGAGAKDDKPKTGFEALATTGLVTITTTEAVDSSQKPYSSVVQKNMMVLDKQGGTHYTVTTYPSKPFDALSVHRPHEARGIPLTTQTKQAVSVTMPAPVHQSFTSPAGQILIGSTTPQPLPAPSSIPVVNSVSPLVGTTELRSTSKTSGAPAQLTIFYAGSVCVYDDISPEKAQAIMLLAGNAPPVPSPPVPTVAAVPAVPISPVQAPMVRPSIVESFAVNQSNNAKLCISSPISITCHTPGRSVIPNDATAMRTIGTLATPSKGEPSKNASPLGSAPAPLIASAAVPQFRKASLARFLEKRKERSLSASPYANKPSEECGSPASGGRSISVNSSGSCPLPAIN, encoded by the exons ATGGAGAGAGATTTCATGGGCTTGAAGACTGCGACGGTGAAGACAGAAGTTCCTGAGGAAACCACAGATTCAG CTCCATTGAGAGGTTCAACGATGCAGTGGTCATTCTCGAACAAGGCTTCTGCCAACCCTCAGTTTTTCTCTTTCGAAGGTGCAGGTGCAGGTGCAAAAGATGATAAGCCTAAAACTGGCTTTGAGGCTCTGGCAACAACTGGATTAGTGACAATAACCACTACAGAGGCTGTTGACTCCAGTCAGAAACCTTATTCATCCGTTGTGCAg AAAAATATGATGGTTCTTGATAAGCAAGGGGGAACCCACTATACTGTGACCACCTATCCTTCAAAACCTTTTGATGCACTTTCAGTTCATCGTCCTCATGAAGCTAGAGGAATCCCACTTACCACGCAAACAAAACAAGCGGTTTCAGTAACTATGCCCGCCCCTGTTCATCAGTCCTTTACTTCTCCTGCTGGACAGATTCTGATTGGATCTACAACCCCTCAACCTCTTCCAGCACCAAGTTCGATTCCAGTTGTTAATTCTGTGAGTCCGCTAGTGGGCACCACCGAGTTACG GAGCACTTCTAAGACCTCAGGAGCTCCAGCTCAGTTGACCATATTCTATGCCGGTTCAGTATGTGTATATGATGACATTTCTCCTGAAAAG GCTCAAGCTATAATGTTATTAGCTGGAAATGCACCTCCAGTGCCTTCTCCCCCAGTCCCGACTGTCGCTGCAGTACCTGCAGTTCCTATATCTCCAGTTCAGGCACCCATGGTTAGGCCATCCATTGTTGAGAGCTTTGCTGTGAACCAGTCAAATAATGCAAAACTATGTATTTCAAGCCCCATTTCTATAACCTGCCATACTCCGGGAAGGTCTGTCATACCGAACGATGCAACTGCAATGAGAACAATTGGGACCCTAGCAACACCTAGTAAAGGGGAGCCTTCCAAAAATGCCAGTCCATTAGGATCTGCCCCTGCTCCCCTAATTGCATCAG CTGCTGTGCCTCAGTTTCGCAAGGCATCATTGGCTAGATTCTTGGAGAAGCGCAAGGAAAG GTCATTGAGCGCATCACCATATGCCAACAAGCCATCTGAAGAATGTGGCAGCCCTGCATCTGGTGGCAGAAGCATCTCTGTCAACTCTTCTGGCTCTTGTCCTCTCCCGGCCATCAACTAG
- the LOC113769546 gene encoding TPR repeat-containing thioredoxin TDX has product MEAAENLQELKLFIEQCKANPSILHNPSLAFFKNYLQSLGARVSPPAKSETDREDILDSGEHCDSKKHSSSAENSDEDIVESDVELDDADVVQPDNDPSQKMGDPSIEVTEESRDAAQEYKANAIDAIAKGKLNEAIDHLTEAILLNPISAILYATRASVFAKLKKPNAAIHDANAALQINPDSAKGYKERGIARAMLGLWEEAASDLRMASKLDYDEEINIELKKVEPNAQKIEEHRQKYDRLRKERELRKMQRQRRRRRAEAQPSSEKGKKVEEPSETETLSSNEKGKKVEQPPETKTLDPEAASVLKDGQVIGIHSPKELESMLNAAARTCRLAILYFTATWCGPCRYIAPIYASWASQHPKVVFLKADIDEAVDVAISWKISSVPTFYFIKDGKQVDMVVGGDKSSLERKIVQYAG; this is encoded by the exons ATGGAAGCAGCTGAAAACCTCCAAGAATTAAAGCTATTCATTGAACAATGTAAAGCCAACCCTTCAATTTTACACAACCCTTCTCTTGCCTTCTTCAAAAATTATCTCCAGAG CCTTGGTGCCCGTGTTTCGCCTCCCGCTAAATCA GAGACAGATCGGGAGGACATTTTAGATTCTGGAGAGCATTGTGATTCCAAGAAACATTCATCAAGTGCAGAAAATTCAGATGAAGACATTGTTGAGTCTGATGTTGAATTGGATGATGCTGATGTTGTGCAGCCTGATAACGATCCTTCACAGAAG ATGGGAGATCCCTCAATCGAAGTAACTGAGGAAAGTCGAGATGCAGCCCAAGAATACAAGGCAAATGCTATAGATGCAATTGCTAAGG GTAAGCTGAATGAAGCCATAGATCACCTAACTGAAGCTATTTTGCTGAATCCAATTTCAGCAATATTATATGCTACTAGAG CTAGTGTTTTTGCTAAGCTGAAGAAGCCAAATGCTGCAATCCATGATGCTAATGCAGCGTTACAG ATCAACCCTGATTCAGCCAAAGGTTATAAAGAACGAGGAATAGCAAGGGCTATGTTGGGTTTATGGGAGGAGGCTGCAAGTGATCTGCGAATGGCATCAAAGTTAGACTATGATGAGGAGATTAATATTGAGCTTAAAAAG GTTGAACCTAACGCCCAAAAAATTGAAGAGCATCGTCAAAAGTACGACCGcttgagaaaagaaagggaattgagaaaaatgcaGCGTCAGAGACGACGGCGGCGAGCTGAAGCCCAG CCTTCCAGTGAGAAGGGCAAGAAGGTGGAAGAGCCTTCTGAAACTGAAACCTTG TCTTCCAATGAGAAGGGCAAGAAGGTGGAACAGCCTCCTGAAACTAAAACCTTG GATCCTGAAGCTGCTTCTGTCCTGAAAGATG GACAAGTTATTGGGATCCATTCTCCGAAGGAATTGGAGAGTATGTTGAATGCTGCTGCAAGGACATGCCGGCTGGCAATTCTGTATTTCACAGCAACATGGTGTGGCCCCTGTCGTTACATTGCTCCTATTTATGCTAGTTGGGCTTCGCAGCATCCAAAAGTAGTGTTTCTGAAAGCTGACATTGATGAGGCTGTGGATGTTGCTATAAGCTGGAAAATTAGCAGTGTTCCGACATTTTACTTTATAAAAGATGGAAAGCAGGTTGACATGGTTGTTGGTGGTGACAAAAGCTCACTTGAAAGGAAGATTGTTCAGTATGCTGGTTGA